In Amycolatopsis coloradensis, one genomic interval encodes:
- a CDS encoding M64 family metallopeptidase: MRRACLMVALTATLVAGLVPATASAAPGFTTSMEAFEPGGTITRVDVTRPASDRTAAPQQITSAAAVTPIETNGPSETTFDLVFVGDGYTSTQLGTYSQHVRSSIAALFAIEPYKSYRKQFNLWQVDVVSPQSGITNDPTQGIRRNTALGSYFWCGGIERLLCVNETKANQYAAAAPDVDQVIMLANTTKYGGAGGGVATSSGGNIQASQIVAHELGHSIGELADEYDYGTCDAREPREPNASALTAQQMKDRRAKWYTWLGKPSPDGGTVGVFEGSRYCKTGMYRPSVNSLMRTLGQPFNPPSTEAMIAGFHREAAHRH; the protein is encoded by the coding sequence ATGCGACGCGCCTGCCTGATGGTCGCGCTGACCGCCACCCTCGTCGCCGGGCTCGTTCCCGCGACGGCGTCGGCGGCGCCCGGATTCACGACGTCGATGGAAGCCTTCGAACCAGGAGGGACCATCACCCGGGTGGACGTCACCCGGCCCGCTTCGGACCGAACCGCCGCGCCTCAGCAGATCACGAGCGCCGCCGCGGTGACCCCGATCGAAACCAACGGCCCGAGTGAGACCACCTTCGACCTGGTCTTCGTCGGTGACGGCTACACCTCGACCCAGCTGGGCACGTACTCGCAGCACGTCCGCTCCAGCATCGCGGCGCTGTTCGCCATCGAGCCGTACAAGAGCTACCGCAAGCAGTTCAACCTCTGGCAGGTCGACGTGGTGTCACCGCAGTCCGGTATCACCAACGACCCGACCCAGGGCATACGGCGCAACACCGCGCTGGGCTCGTACTTCTGGTGCGGTGGGATCGAACGGCTGTTGTGTGTCAACGAAACCAAGGCGAACCAGTACGCCGCGGCCGCGCCGGACGTCGATCAGGTCATCATGCTGGCGAACACGACGAAGTACGGCGGCGCCGGTGGCGGGGTCGCGACCTCTTCGGGCGGCAACATCCAGGCCAGCCAGATCGTCGCCCACGAACTCGGGCACTCCATCGGCGAGCTCGCCGACGAATACGACTACGGCACCTGCGACGCCCGCGAACCCCGGGAGCCCAACGCTTCCGCGCTCACGGCCCAGCAGATGAAGGACCGCCGGGCCAAGTGGTACACCTGGCTCGGCAAGCCCTCCCCCGACGGCGGCACGGTCGGTGTCTTCGAGGGATCCCGCTACTGCAAGACCGGGATGTACCGCCCCAGCGTGAACTCACTCATGCGCACCCTCGGGCAGCCCTTCAACCCGCCGAGCACCGAAGCGATGATCGCGGGCTTCCACCGCGAAGCCGCTCATCGGCACTGA
- a CDS encoding SRPBCC family protein — protein sequence MQSYDVTAESPAPPAAVWALLLDARSWPVWSRVGSLEVAASQGLSADGRDGVGAVRAFRTGKTVTRERITALDPERRFAYEGVDVPVMVDYQASVDLCETPGGGTRIRWHGTYRVGKGNAWIFRWYLRRFMRDMATGLADHAGGPAKRP from the coding sequence ATGCAGTCGTACGACGTCACCGCCGAATCGCCGGCGCCACCCGCCGCGGTATGGGCACTGTTGCTGGACGCCCGCAGCTGGCCGGTCTGGTCACGGGTGGGTTCCCTGGAAGTCGCCGCGTCGCAAGGACTTTCCGCCGACGGACGCGACGGCGTCGGCGCGGTGCGTGCCTTCCGCACCGGCAAGACGGTCACCAGGGAGCGGATCACCGCCCTCGACCCCGAACGGCGGTTCGCCTACGAGGGCGTGGACGTCCCGGTGATGGTCGATTACCAGGCCTCGGTCGATCTGTGCGAAACACCCGGCGGCGGAACCCGGATCCGCTGGCACGGAACGTATCGCGTCGGCAAGGGCAACGCGTGGATCTTCCGTTGGTACCTTCGCCGCTTCATGCGCGACATGGCGACCGGGCTCGCCGATCACGCCGGCGGCCCGGCCAAGAGGCCATGA
- a CDS encoding AraC family transcriptional regulator encodes MVFDSERFDLQPYTGFDMSRYVRRTYCSWEDSGWESLLVQRFDHVPVAEEMRLPGVADLHLVLPLSGRAVMETRGEGRWNRHQWGPGRLELAVPGMPLQRRYRGDETMRSLQVHIPGTTVESVAARLGGRAVDHEAMAASVAGGDPLLDELVRAVGNAREQDDLYAESAAAFLTVHLLTRHARKPEPPNAGREDDRVRAAVAMMRGRLAEPLTVAEIAGEVHLSVYHFIRVFKEKTGQTPHRFLGGLRMEEARRLLRDTDLPIAAIAGRCGFATPGALSAAFLKHTGSRPSEYRNS; translated from the coding sequence GTGGTGTTCGATTCCGAGCGATTCGACCTTCAGCCGTACACCGGTTTCGACATGTCCCGCTATGTCCGGCGGACGTATTGCAGCTGGGAGGATTCCGGCTGGGAATCGCTGCTCGTCCAGAGATTCGACCACGTTCCCGTCGCCGAGGAAATGCGGCTGCCCGGCGTCGCGGATCTGCATCTGGTCCTGCCGCTTTCGGGGCGGGCGGTGATGGAGACCCGCGGCGAAGGCCGGTGGAACCGGCACCAGTGGGGGCCGGGACGGCTCGAACTCGCCGTTCCCGGCATGCCGCTGCAGCGTCGCTACCGCGGTGACGAAACAATGCGAAGCCTGCAGGTGCACATCCCGGGCACCACGGTGGAGTCGGTGGCCGCGAGGCTGGGTGGCCGCGCGGTGGACCACGAGGCGATGGCGGCCTCCGTGGCCGGGGGAGATCCGCTGCTCGACGAGCTGGTCCGCGCGGTCGGAAACGCCAGGGAGCAGGACGATCTCTACGCCGAATCCGCGGCCGCCTTCCTCACCGTGCATCTGCTCACCCGCCACGCGCGGAAGCCGGAGCCGCCGAACGCGGGACGGGAGGACGACCGGGTCCGCGCCGCGGTGGCGATGATGCGCGGCCGGCTGGCCGAACCGCTCACCGTCGCCGAAATCGCCGGGGAAGTACATTTGAGCGTCTACCACTTCATCCGGGTCTTCAAGGAAAAGACCGGCCAGACCCCGCACCGTTTTCTCGGCGGGCTGCGGATGGAGGAAGCGCGAAGGCTGCTGCGCGACACCGATCTCCCGATCGCCGCTATCGCCGGCAGATGCGGGTTCGCCACTCCTGGCGCCTTGTCGGCCGCTTTCCTGAAGCACACCGGATCGCGTCCGTCGGAGTACCGCAATTCCTGA
- a CDS encoding LLM class flavin-dependent oxidoreductase: MGYEILGIPQAPTFGLDTFGDVENGADGQPVSQAEAIRQVVAEGVLADQVGVDYFGVGEHHRAEMAVSSPDVVLAAIAGQTERIRLGTAVTVLSSDDPVRVYERFATLDAVSRGRAEVTLGRGSFTESFPLFGYSLEDYEALFAEKLDLFTHLQGEKPVDWSGTVRPALEGAQAFPVTESGSLPAWVGVGGTPQSVVRAAAYGLPLVMAVIGGSPERFAPLADLYRRAVKEAGHQELPISMHSPGHVAETDELAVAQHFSHHQAAFAKIGAERGWGPMSRADYDAMAGPRGALFVGSPETVAQKIAWAVRTLGLSRFQLKYSVGALPHQQRLNSIRLYGEQVVPRVKELLS; the protein is encoded by the coding sequence ATGGGTTACGAGATCCTGGGCATCCCGCAAGCGCCGACCTTCGGCCTGGACACGTTCGGCGACGTCGAGAACGGCGCCGACGGCCAGCCGGTGAGCCAGGCCGAAGCCATCCGCCAGGTCGTGGCCGAGGGCGTCCTCGCCGACCAGGTGGGCGTGGACTACTTCGGCGTCGGCGAGCATCACCGCGCCGAGATGGCGGTGTCCTCACCGGACGTCGTGCTGGCCGCGATCGCGGGGCAGACCGAACGGATCCGGCTGGGCACGGCCGTCACGGTGCTCAGTTCGGACGACCCGGTGCGCGTGTACGAGCGGTTCGCCACGTTGGACGCCGTTTCCCGGGGGCGCGCCGAGGTCACGCTCGGCCGGGGTTCGTTCACCGAGTCGTTCCCGCTGTTCGGCTACTCACTGGAGGACTACGAAGCGCTCTTCGCCGAGAAGCTCGACCTGTTCACGCATCTGCAAGGGGAGAAGCCGGTCGACTGGTCCGGGACCGTCCGCCCGGCCTTGGAAGGCGCGCAGGCCTTCCCGGTCACCGAATCGGGCAGTCTGCCCGCGTGGGTCGGGGTCGGCGGCACCCCGCAGTCGGTGGTCCGCGCGGCCGCGTACGGCCTGCCGCTGGTGATGGCCGTGATCGGCGGGTCGCCGGAGCGGTTCGCCCCGCTCGCGGACCTGTACCGGCGCGCGGTGAAGGAGGCGGGCCACCAGGAGCTGCCGATCTCGATGCACAGTCCTGGCCACGTCGCCGAGACCGACGAACTCGCCGTCGCCCAGCACTTCTCGCATCACCAGGCCGCTTTCGCCAAGATCGGCGCCGAACGAGGCTGGGGCCCGATGTCCAGGGCCGACTACGACGCCATGGCCGGACCGCGCGGCGCGCTGTTCGTCGGCTCTCCCGAGACCGTCGCGCAGAAGATCGCCTGGGCGGTGCGGACCCTCGGCCTGTCGCGATTCCAGCTCAAATACAGCGTCGGCGCGCTTCCGCACCAGCAGCGCCTGAACTCGATCCGGCTTTACGGCGAGCAGGTCGTCCCGCGCGTGAAGGAGTTGCTCAGCTAG
- a CDS encoding SecDF P1 head subdomain-containing protein, translating into MRNILIAVALVLLGVTGCQGGVSGQAEPEGDSFAIKDGSRLRFRPVLAEVPPGPAAGAATNRQSTDPAEQQAAAAALDCSEGTDPLDGRDDPALPLVSCDRVQGTKYLLGPAFLTGADLSRANARLDSRSGGPLVGLSFTDAGARTWADWTAANVGKQVAMVLKSRVLTAPMIQSAITGGETQITGKFTMSDARQLARDIAGA; encoded by the coding sequence GTGCGGAACATCCTCATAGCGGTCGCCCTCGTCCTGCTCGGTGTCACCGGATGCCAGGGCGGGGTTTCCGGCCAGGCCGAGCCCGAAGGCGACAGTTTCGCGATCAAGGACGGGTCGCGGCTGCGGTTCCGCCCGGTCCTCGCGGAGGTGCCACCTGGTCCGGCCGCGGGCGCGGCGACCAACCGCCAGAGCACCGATCCCGCGGAGCAGCAGGCCGCCGCGGCGGCACTGGATTGCTCGGAGGGAACGGATCCGCTCGACGGCCGCGATGATCCGGCGCTCCCACTGGTCAGTTGTGACCGCGTGCAGGGCACCAAATACCTGCTCGGCCCGGCCTTCCTCACCGGGGCCGACCTCAGCCGGGCGAACGCTCGGCTCGATTCGCGGTCGGGTGGCCCGCTCGTCGGACTCAGCTTCACCGACGCGGGCGCGCGGACGTGGGCCGACTGGACCGCGGCGAACGTCGGCAAGCAGGTCGCGATGGTGCTGAAGAGCCGGGTGCTGACCGCGCCGATGATCCAGTCCGCCATCACCGGCGGGGAAACCCAGATCACCGGCAAGTTCACCATGTCCGATGCCCGTCAGCTGGCGCGGGACATCGCCGGCGCCTGA
- a CDS encoding YbhB/YbcL family Raf kinase inhibitor-like protein: MITANDPFARLPEVASFAVTSTSVADGAAWSPGQLAGKDVSPQLSWSGAPRGTKSYAVTVYDPDAPTGSGFWHWAVSDIPATVTELPEGAGDDGGSGLPEGAFQVPNDARVARFLGAAPPAGHGVHRYYVVVHALDVETLGVPADCTPAFLGFTIAQHVLGRAVLVATAETPGPERIEVSRLIPAPAEAVFAVLSDPKGHVDIDASGMLLDAEGDPVEQAGDRFVVHMDREALGDVPLGKYDVEVVITTLVPDEEIAWTVEGRVRPHARHVYGYRLEPAEGGTLVTSYYDWSEVGAEWRERITFPVVPESALRATLGILERTVRRRAVSPARGQ; encoded by the coding sequence ATGATCACTGCCAACGATCCCTTCGCCCGGCTGCCTGAAGTGGCCTCGTTCGCCGTCACCAGTACTTCTGTCGCCGACGGCGCCGCCTGGTCGCCCGGTCAGCTGGCCGGTAAGGACGTCTCGCCGCAGCTGAGCTGGAGCGGCGCCCCGCGCGGCACGAAGAGCTATGCCGTCACCGTCTACGACCCCGACGCCCCGACGGGTTCCGGTTTCTGGCACTGGGCGGTCTCCGACATCCCCGCGACCGTCACCGAACTGCCGGAAGGCGCCGGCGACGACGGCGGCTCCGGGCTTCCCGAAGGCGCTTTTCAGGTCCCAAACGACGCCCGCGTGGCCCGTTTTCTCGGTGCCGCGCCGCCTGCCGGGCACGGCGTGCACCGTTACTACGTCGTGGTGCACGCCCTCGACGTCGAGACGCTCGGCGTCCCGGCCGACTGCACGCCGGCCTTTCTCGGATTCACCATCGCCCAGCACGTACTCGGACGCGCGGTCCTGGTCGCCACGGCGGAAACCCCTGGCCCCGAACGCATTGAGGTCTCCCGGCTCATCCCTGCTCCCGCCGAGGCCGTGTTCGCGGTCTTGAGTGACCCGAAGGGCCACGTCGACATCGACGCGTCCGGAATGCTCCTCGACGCGGAAGGGGATCCGGTCGAGCAGGCGGGTGACCGGTTCGTCGTGCACATGGACCGGGAAGCGCTCGGGGACGTGCCTTTGGGCAAGTACGACGTCGAAGTCGTCATCACGACCCTCGTTCCGGACGAGGAGATCGCCTGGACCGTCGAAGGCCGGGTCCGGCCGCATGCCCGGCATGTCTACGGCTACCGGCTGGAGCCCGCCGAGGGCGGCACGCTCGTGACGTCCTACTACGACTGGTCGGAGGTCGGTGCGGAGTGGAGGGAGCGCATCACGTTCCCCGTGGTTCCCGAGTCCGCGCTCAGGGCCACGCTGGGGATTCTCGAGCGGACCGTGCGGCGTCGAGCCGTTTCGCCCGCGCGCGGGCAGTGA